CCCGCCGTGGTGGCGGTGCGCAAGGGCCTCGCCAACTACGGCGCCTTCGGCCTCGCCCAGGAGGACTACAGCAAGGTCGGCTGGGAGAAGTAGCGGCCGCGGCCGCCACCGGGACGGCCGCACGGCAGGCGCTGGCGAGCAGCGCGGTGATCACGAGGCCGGTGGCGCGGACAGGGGAAGGTCGGCTCCGCCGCCCCCGCTGTCCCGCCACCCGCCTTGACCTTCCGCGTTGCCCGCAGGCCGCCCGTGTCATGGGCCCCGCAGGGGCCTCGCTCCTCCAACCGGGACGAATCTAGCGGCGGGTTCCGGCCGTCCGGGGCGCAGCGCGCGGGGCGCGCCCGGAAACCTGCCGGGCTGTCACCCGGTTCGCGCACCGCGGCGTCAACTGCGGCTGACGGCAAGGAGAAAAGGGACATACCGGGGCCATCGCGGCCCGGGGGCCGTACGGGCTCCCGGGCCGCGCCGGTGCGTGCGCCGGGCCCGGGCCACTGCCAGGATGCGTCGGACGACCAGCCCCTTCCGACCCCGGAGCAGCTCCGATGGCCAGTGATCCCGCCGCCGCGGCACCCCGCACGCGCCACGTCGACCCGCCGCCGGTGCGCCGGATGGTCCCGCGCGACCGCCACGAGCCGCACCGGGTCGCCACCCCGCTGGAACTCTTCTTCGACCTCTGCTTCGTGGTCGCGGTCGGCCAGGCGGGGCGCGAACTGGCCCACTCCCTCGCCGCCGGGCACTACGGGGAGGGCCTGCGCGGCTACGTGCTGGCCTTCTTCGCGATCTGGTGGGCCTGGATGAACTTCACCTGGTTCGCCTCCGCCTACGACTGCGACGACGTGCCGTACCGGGTCACCACGCTGGTGCAGATCGCCGGGGTGCTGATCCTCGCCGCCGGGGTGCCGCGGCTGTTCGCCACCCAGGACATGGCGCTGTCGATCACCGGGTACGTGGTGATGCGCCTGGCGATGGTGACCCAGTGGCTGCGCGCGGCGGCCGGCGAGCAGGGCGAGGCACGCCGGGTCGCGCTGCGCTACGCGCTGGGGATCGCCCTCTGCCAGGTCGGCTGGGTGGTCGTGCTGTTCCTGCCGCACGGCGCCCGGCCGTACGTCCTCCCGATCGGCGTGCTGTGCGAGCTCGCCGTGCCGGTGATCGCCGAGCTGCGGACGCAGACCTCCTGGCACCCGCACCACATCGCCGAGCGGTACGGGCTGTTCACCCTGATCGTGCTGGGCGAGACGGTGGCGGCGGCGACCGTCGCCGTGCAGTCCGCGGTGGACGAGCACGAGGAGCTGGGCCGGCTGGTGCCGGTGGCCATCGGCGGCCTGCTGATCTGCTTCGCGGCCTGGTGGATCTACTTCGCCCGGCCCGTCCACGAGCACCTGCGCTCCAACCGGCAGGCCTTCGCCTGGGGTTACGGGCACTACCTGGTGTTCGGCTCGGCGGCGGCGATCGGCGCCGGGCTGGAGGTGGCGGTGGAGTCGACCGTGCACAAGGCGGAGATCTCCGAGCGGGCCGCCACCGCCACGGTCACCGTGCCCACGGCGCTCTACCTGGTCACGGTCTGGTTCCTGCACTCCCGGCACACCAAGCGGGGCGCGGTCGCCCAGGCCTTGGCGCCGGCGGGCGCCGTCCTGGTACTGGCCTGCACCGCGCTCGGCGGCCCCGGGGTGCTCGCCGCGGGCCTGGTCTGCGCGCTGATGGTGGCGGCGGGAGTGCTGGTCCACAGCCGGGAGAGCCGGACCTCGGTCTAGGAACCAGCCCGCCCCAGCAGCACCGGTTGGTGCCGCGCCAGCCAGGCCAGGTAGGCCGGGTTGACCCTGGCCAGATCCAGGTAGGCGGCGCGCAGTTCGCCGTACAGCGCGTCCAGTGCGGGCGGGCTGAGCGCACGCGGGCGCCAGGTGAACAGCAGCCGGACGGCCAGCGGATCCCCGTGCACCGGCCGGACGACGGTGCCGGGCCCGGGCGGTGCGGTCGGCTGGCAGGGGCGGACGGCCTCGCCGGAGGCGACCAGCTCGGCGGCGGTGGCGTTGTCCCGCACCTGCAGCACCCGGGGATTGAGCCCGGCCTCGCTGAACGCCCGGCGCATCGCCGCGTACTCGTGGTCGGCGGTCGGGTCGACCATCCAGGTGTCCCCGCCGAGGTCGGCGAGGTGGACGACCGGGCGGGCGGCGGCCGGGTGCCCGGCGGCGAGTTCGACGAACTGCGGCTCGCGGTCCATCAGCACCCGCTGCTCGGCGTCGGCCGGCACTCGCAGCGGGAAGCCTTCGCTCTCGTGCACGAAGGCCACGTCCAGCTGGTCGGCGGCGACCATCCGCAGCAGCGCGCTGGCGGAGATGTCCACGTGGAGGGTGGTGTCGGTGTCCGGCAGCCGCTCGTGCACCCGGCGCAGCCAGGCCGCGACCGCCCGGCTGCCGACGCTGCCGATGCGCAGCCGGCGCTGCCGGCCCGCCCCGGTGGCGTCGCGGGCCTCCTGACGGGCGGCGGCCACCAGCGCGGCCATCTCGGTGATCACGGGCCGGGCGCGGGAGAGCACCGAGTGGCCGAGCGCGGTCGGCCGGCTGCCGGTCTGCTCGCGGGTGAACAGGGTGCCGCCGATGGCCCGTTCGATGCGGTGCAGCTGGGTGGTGAGAGAGGGCTGGGTCATGCCGAGTTGGAGCGCGGCCTTGCGGAGGCTGCCGGTGTCGGCGATGGCGCACAGCACCCGGAGGTGTCTCACGTCGAGCTCCACGTCCGGAGCATAGACGCAGCCGAGCCGTCTCGCCAAGGACATGACAGGCAATCAAGGCTCCGTCACGGAGCGCTCCACGTGCCGCCACAGGCCGCCACGCGCTGCCGCCGGTATGCGGCGGTGCTATCGCGGGTTGACATCATCCGCGGCGGGCCCGCCCGGGTCGAAGCTCTGGGACATCACCCGTTGACCAGGTGTCCCCCAGGGCCGGCCCCCAACCGGCCACGGCACCACAGGAATCGGAGCACCCCCACATGAAGCGATCCGTGCTGTCCGCCACCCTCGGCCTCGCCCTCGCGGCCGGCCTCGCGGTGCTGCCCGTCACCACCGCCGCCGCGGCCGCACCGGCCGCGCCCGCCGCCGCGGCCGCCCCGGGCTACACCGCCTCGACGTACGCCGGCTCGGCCGCCCAGGCCGCGAACAACCGGGCCTTCTTCCAGGCCGTGGTGGCCTCGGTCAAGGCCAAGCGGGCCGCCAACCCGTGGCTGCAGACCGTCACCGTCACCTACGACACCGGCAACGCGCCCTCCTTCGCCGGCCAGATAGCCAGCGCCGCGCAGATCTGGAACAGCTCGGTGCGCAACGTCCGACTCCAGGAGACCGGCGGCAACGGCGACTTCTCGTACTACGAGGGCAGCGACAGCCAGGGCTCCTACGCCAGCACCGACGGGCACGGCCACGGCTACGTCTTCCTCGACTACCAGCAGAACCAGGAATACGACTCGGTGCGCGTCACCACCCACGAAACCGGCCATGTGCTCGGCCTGCCCGACGACTACTCCGGCCCGTGCAGCGAGCTGATGTCCGGCGGCGGCCCCGGCCCCTCCTGCACCAACCCCTACCCCGACGCCAACGAGCGCAGCCAGGTCGACTACCTCTGGGCGAACGGCCTCGCGGCGGCGAACCGGTAAGCAACGCAGCGGAGTTCGGGCACGGCAGGCCGCTCGGCCGGAATCGAGCGGCCCGCCGCTCCGGGTACTTCCCCGCTCGGGAGCCTAGCCGCCCCCGGAACGGAATGCCAGGGGCACGGTTGGGTCAAGGCGAGGAAAAGGCGACCCAAAGCGGCGGGGCGGCCCGGGTATTGCACGGAGCTATCGCGGGTTGACATCATCCGCGCGCCCGCCGGGCTGCCCGAAGCTCTGGGACATCACCCGTTGACCAGGTGTCCCCCAGGGCCGGCCCCCAACCGGCCACGGCACCACAGGAATCGGAGCACCCCCACATGAAGCGATCCGTGCTGTCCGCCACCCTCGGCCTCGCCCTCGCGGCCGGCCTCGCCGTGCTGCCCGTCACCACCGCCGCCGCGGCCGCACCGGCTGCTCCGGCCGCCCCGGGCTACACCGCCTCGACGTACGCCGGCTCGGCCGCGGAGACCGCGGACAACCAGGCCTTCTTCCAGGCCGTGATGGCCTCCGCCAAGGCCAAGCAGGCCGCCAACCCGGGCCTGGCCACCGTCGTGGTCACCTACGACGCCAGCTCCGCCCCGACCTTCCGCACCCAGATAGCCAGCGCCGCGCAGATCTGGAACAGCTCGGTCAGTAACGTCCAGCTGCGCTCCGGCTCGGCCGCCGACTTCTCGTACTACGAGGGCAACGACAGCCGCGGCTCCTACGCCAGCACCGACGGGCACGGGCGCGGCTACATCTTCCTCGACTACCAGCAGAACCGGCAGTACAACTCGGTCCGGGTGACGGCCCACGAGACCGGCCACGTGCTCGGCCTGCCCGACCACTACTCCGGCCCGTGCAGCGAGCTGATGTCCGGCGGCGGCCCGGGCACCTCCTGCACCAACCCCTACCCGAACAGCACCGAGCGCAGCCGCGTCAACTCCCTGTGGGCGCGCGGCTGATCCACCGCCGAACCCCCGGCCCGGCCGCACCCGTTGCGGCCGGGCCGCAACGGGTGCGCCGCCGGATTGTCGGTACCCCGTGGGAGCATGCGGGCGACACCCGTCCGAAAGGTTCCGCCATGCTCCGCTCCGCCCCCGACCGGCTCACCGACCTGCCGTACGCCGAGGTGCTGAGCCCGCACACCGGGCCGCTGCGCAGCGACGCGCGCTACGACACCGCGCACTTCGACGGCGGCGAGCACACCGACGAGTCGGGCGCCGGCGCGGCCTTCCTGGAGTGCGCGTTCACCGGCGTCGCACTCAGCGGGGTCAAGCTGCGCCAGGCCCGCTTCAACGAGGTGTGGGTGCACGCCGGCCGCTGGGTGACCTGCGACCTCAGCGACTCCGAGTGGCAGGACAGCGCCTTCGTCGGCGGCGTGCTGGCCGGGATCGCCGCGTACGGTTCGGCGCTGCGCCGGGTGGTGTTCCGCGGCTGCAAGCTGGAGGCGGTCAACCTGCGGGCGGCCGTCCTGCGGGACGTGGTCTTCGAGGACTGCCTGCTGCGCGACGTGGACTTCGGCGAGGCGAAGCTGACCGGGGTGTCCTTCCCCGGCTCGACGCTGGAGGAGGTCCGGCTGCGCGGGGCCGCCCTGAGCAAGACCGACCTGCGCGGCGCCGTCCGGCTCGGCCTGGCCGACGGCCACCAGGGGCTGCGCGGGGCGGTGATCAGCTCCACCCAACTGCTGGAGCTGGCCCCGCAGTTCGCGCAGGCGCTGGGGATCGAGGTGAAGGACCGCTGACCGCCTGCCCGCTCCGTCCCTCCCCGGCGTTTCCGTCCTGCGTTCAGCCCGGCGTCGTTCGGTGACTCCCGGACGAACAGTCCGCCAAACCTGGTGCACGCATCTGGTGGCCCGCTCCGTGCGCGCTGGAGACTTCTCCCCGATCGAGTGAGCCCCGACTTGTGTACACAACATCGCCAGTGAAGGGACGGGTTGGGCTGATGGCCGAGCTGAGTCGCAGGAAGTTCGTCACGCTGTCCGGGGCCGCCGCGGCCGGTCTCGCCGTCGCCGGGACCGGCGCCGCGGGGGCCGCCCCCGGAGCCGCGGCCGCCACCGCCTCCACCACCGCACTCACCACGACCGGCACCATCACCGACGTGCGGCACGTGGTGATCCTGATGCAGGAGAACCGCAGCTTCGACCACTACTTCGGCATGCTGCGCGGCGTGCGCGGCTTCGCCGACCGCAGCGCCATCCAGATCGCCGGCGGCTACAGCGTCTTCAACCAGCCCAACGGCCTGCTCTCCCGCCAGTACCCGTGGCAGTTCAGCCTCACCAAGCCGGCCGGCGGCGCCGACCCCGAGCGCCTCGCCCAGTGCAACGGGGACCTCTCGCACGGCTGGAGCGACCAGCACAGCGCCTGGAACAGCGGCAAGCTGGACAACTGGGTCGCCGCCAAGGGCAACGTCCGCACCCTCGGCTTCCTCACCCGCCAGGACATCCCGTTCCACTACGCGCTGGCCGAGAACTGGACCATCTGCGACGCCTACCACTGCTCGGTGCTCAGCGCGACCGGCCCCAACCGCACCTACCACTGGTCCGGCCAGATCGACCCCTCCGGCGCCGCGGGCGGCCCGGCCTACGACGGCGGCGACGAGAAGGGCCTGCGCTGGCAGACCTACGCCGAGGCGCTGGAGAACGCCGGGGTCAGCTGGAAGGTGTACCAGAACGCCGCCGACAACTACGGTGACAACGCCCTGGCCTACTTCAGCCAGTTCTCCGGCGCCCCGGCCGGCAGCCCGCTGGCCGTCAAGGGCATGGGCTCGGTGCCCAAGGTCACCGGCCGGACCCCGGACGACATCGTCGCCGCGATCAAGGCCGACGTGCTGAACGGCACCCTCCCGCAGGTGAGCTGGATCGTCCCCGACCAGGGTTCCTCCGAGCACCCGTACGCCACCCCGGCCGACGGCGCGCACTTCGTCCACAACGTGATCGACGCGCTCAACGCGGACCCGAACGTCTTCGACTCCTCCGTCCTGTTCATCAACTACGACGAGAACGACGGCTTCTTCGACCACGTCCCGCCGCCGGTCGCCCCGGCCGGCACCCCGGGCGAGTTCTACAACGGCACCAGCATCGGCCTCGGCTTCCGCGTCCCGATGCTCACGATCTCGCCCTGGACCCGCGGTGGCTGGGTCAACTCCGAGACCTTCGACCACACCTCGGTGCTGCGCTTCCTGGAGACCTGGACGTCCGCCCTCGGCACGCCCGCGCAGTGCGTGAACATCAGCGACTGGCGCCGCCGCGTCTGCGGCGACCTCACCAGCGTGTTCGACTTCGCCAACCCGGTGTACGGCCTGCCCGCACTGCCCGACACCTCCCAGACCATCGGCCTGTCCACCTGCGGCCCGCTGCCCAACCCGGCCCCGGTGAACAACCAGCTCCCGCTGCAGGAGTCCGGCACCCGGCCGGCCCGCGCCCTGCCCTACCAGCCGAACGCCAACCTGGACCACCTGGAGTTCGGCTCGGCCGGGGTGATGAAGGTCTGGATCGGCATGGCCAACGGGGGCAGCAAGACCTCGCACTTCGCCGCCTACGCCAACGCCTACCGCAGCGGCGGCCCCTGGCAGTACACGGTGGACCCGGGCGGCAGCACCAGCGACTTCTTCAACTGCGGCACCGGCTTCGGCGGCGGCCCCTACGACCTCTCGGTGGTCGGCCCCAACCGCTTCCTGCGCCGCTTCAAGGGCGATGCGACGAAGGCGGGCAAGAACGCCGCCGTCACCGCCTCGTACGCCGTCGAGCCGGGAACGGGCAAGCTCGCGGTGTACTTCAA
The genomic region above belongs to Streptomyces sp. 1331.2 and contains:
- a CDS encoding phosphocholine-specific phospholipase C, whose product is MAELSRRKFVTLSGAAAAGLAVAGTGAAGAAPGAAAATASTTALTTTGTITDVRHVVILMQENRSFDHYFGMLRGVRGFADRSAIQIAGGYSVFNQPNGLLSRQYPWQFSLTKPAGGADPERLAQCNGDLSHGWSDQHSAWNSGKLDNWVAAKGNVRTLGFLTRQDIPFHYALAENWTICDAYHCSVLSATGPNRTYHWSGQIDPSGAAGGPAYDGGDEKGLRWQTYAEALENAGVSWKVYQNAADNYGDNALAYFSQFSGAPAGSPLAVKGMGSVPKVTGRTPDDIVAAIKADVLNGTLPQVSWIVPDQGSSEHPYATPADGAHFVHNVIDALNADPNVFDSSVLFINYDENDGFFDHVPPPVAPAGTPGEFYNGTSIGLGFRVPMLTISPWTRGGWVNSETFDHTSVLRFLETWTSALGTPAQCVNISDWRRRVCGDLTSVFDFANPVYGLPALPDTSQTIGLSTCGPLPNPAPVNNQLPLQESGTRPARALPYQPNANLDHLEFGSAGVMKVWIGMANGGSKTSHFAAYANAYRSGGPWQYTVDPGGSTSDFFNCGTGFGGGPYDLSVVGPNRFLRRFKGDATKAGKNAAVTASYAVEPGTGKLAVYFKLANNGSTPMTFTIASNNYRTDGPWTYQVPAGGSVTDYFNAVAYTNGWYDFTVTVDADAGWSQRFTGHLETGAPSVSG
- the snpA gene encoding snapalysin codes for the protein MKRSVLSATLGLALAAGLAVLPVTTAAAAAPAAPAAAAAPGYTASTYAGSAAQAANNRAFFQAVVASVKAKRAANPWLQTVTVTYDTGNAPSFAGQIASAAQIWNSSVRNVRLQETGGNGDFSYYEGSDSQGSYASTDGHGHGYVFLDYQQNQEYDSVRVTTHETGHVLGLPDDYSGPCSELMSGGGPGPSCTNPYPDANERSQVDYLWANGLAAANR
- a CDS encoding low temperature requirement protein A, which codes for MASDPAAAAPRTRHVDPPPVRRMVPRDRHEPHRVATPLELFFDLCFVVAVGQAGRELAHSLAAGHYGEGLRGYVLAFFAIWWAWMNFTWFASAYDCDDVPYRVTTLVQIAGVLILAAGVPRLFATQDMALSITGYVVMRLAMVTQWLRAAAGEQGEARRVALRYALGIALCQVGWVVVLFLPHGARPYVLPIGVLCELAVPVIAELRTQTSWHPHHIAERYGLFTLIVLGETVAAATVAVQSAVDEHEELGRLVPVAIGGLLICFAAWWIYFARPVHEHLRSNRQAFAWGYGHYLVFGSAAAIGAGLEVAVESTVHKAEISERAATATVTVPTALYLVTVWFLHSRHTKRGAVAQALAPAGAVLVLACTALGGPGVLAAGLVCALMVAAGVLVHSRESRTSV
- the snpA gene encoding snapalysin; its protein translation is MKRSVLSATLGLALAAGLAVLPVTTAAAAAPAAPAAPGYTASTYAGSAAETADNQAFFQAVMASAKAKQAANPGLATVVVTYDASSAPTFRTQIASAAQIWNSSVSNVQLRSGSAADFSYYEGNDSRGSYASTDGHGRGYIFLDYQQNRQYNSVRVTAHETGHVLGLPDHYSGPCSELMSGGGPGTSCTNPYPNSTERSRVNSLWARG
- a CDS encoding LysR family transcriptional regulator, yielding MELDVRHLRVLCAIADTGSLRKAALQLGMTQPSLTTQLHRIERAIGGTLFTREQTGSRPTALGHSVLSRARPVITEMAALVAAARQEARDATGAGRQRRLRIGSVGSRAVAAWLRRVHERLPDTDTTLHVDISASALLRMVAADQLDVAFVHESEGFPLRVPADAEQRVLMDREPQFVELAAGHPAAARPVVHLADLGGDTWMVDPTADHEYAAMRRAFSEAGLNPRVLQVRDNATAAELVASGEAVRPCQPTAPPGPGTVVRPVHGDPLAVRLLFTWRPRALSPPALDALYGELRAAYLDLARVNPAYLAWLARHQPVLLGRAGS
- a CDS encoding pentapeptide repeat-containing protein, translating into MLRSAPDRLTDLPYAEVLSPHTGPLRSDARYDTAHFDGGEHTDESGAGAAFLECAFTGVALSGVKLRQARFNEVWVHAGRWVTCDLSDSEWQDSAFVGGVLAGIAAYGSALRRVVFRGCKLEAVNLRAAVLRDVVFEDCLLRDVDFGEAKLTGVSFPGSTLEEVRLRGAALSKTDLRGAVRLGLADGHQGLRGAVISSTQLLELAPQFAQALGIEVKDR